The following proteins are co-located in the Echinicola sp. 20G genome:
- a CDS encoding TonB-dependent receptor: MRKGLLSFILAVFTLTSVWAQSRTVTGKVVSEEEPMGLPGVNVLVKGSTVGAITDLDGMYSIEVPDGKNTLVFSFIGYRTDEVQIGNQTTVNITLMPDTQNLEEVIVVAYGTAEKGNFVGSAVALKSDQIANRPINNVANAIEGQAPGVITTSASGQPGSTPAIRIRGIGSVNSSSSPLYVVDGVPYDGAISNLNPDDIEDMTILKDAASAALYGSRAANGVIMITTKRGKKNKSNFSFRVQQGTASRALPEYERVNADQYYPLVWESLRNAQLGNGADEAAAAAYASENLIDDVLGYNVYNVPNSEVVGADGTLNPNAVNNFTDLDWFDKIAERGGRSEYNMSYSGGNEKTDYLASVGYLDEKGFVVNSDFKRWTGRLNINTNPVEWFKTGINLSTTMSEGNNARTDGNTSYVNPMYFARNMGPIYPLYAQNPMTGGYVLDDLGNRIYDTGDLTNLGLPRRGPGGSPGRHAYQEALLNVDTFDRDVLSARAYAEVSFLENFTLRTNIASDMTSQLNVGYDNPIVGDGAPAGRSNRTNRRYNSYTFNQLLTYTKTINDRHFVEVLAGHENYDFKYNYQYTAKQDQILDGNIEFGNFVTISSANSRIDRHTIESYFSRLNYVFDDKYSISGSFRRDGSSKFAGDVRWGTFFSVGGAWSIDKEEFFNVDFFDMLKLRASYGEVGNDNLQNADGGTLYYPWQALYDLGYNNASEPGILQASLAAPQLTWESNNTVDVGLDFAFARRFSGSLEFYARQSENLLFEVPLSLTTGLESKYQNIGTMSNTGVEFNIGGDIIRNQDFTWNANLNVSTFKNEFKELPFDEQINGTKKLQVGHSIYDYWLRDWIGVDPATGEGLYRAEEYFDGDGEVRDDVRIMGADTVTVTANNAREHFAGTAIPDFFGGITNTFSYRGFTLNVLLSYSVGGKVYDGVYASLMNADPDGNALHVDAMNRWTSPGQVTDVPKMDVTGSAQTNGTSDRWLVDGSYLNLRSVNLSYSLPKSLLNRISVSNATVYLAGENLGWMSARKGMYVSGSFNGTTSNAYTPARTFTLGLNVNL, translated from the coding sequence ATGAGAAAAGGTTTACTAAGTTTCATCTTAGCAGTCTTTACACTCACATCGGTTTGGGCGCAGAGCAGAACCGTAACAGGTAAAGTGGTTTCTGAAGAGGAACCAATGGGTTTGCCTGGTGTAAATGTGCTGGTCAAAGGATCTACAGTCGGTGCGATTACTGACTTAGATGGTATGTATTCTATTGAAGTTCCTGATGGAAAGAATACATTGGTATTTAGTTTTATAGGTTACAGAACTGATGAGGTTCAAATAGGGAACCAAACTACCGTCAATATCACTTTGATGCCAGATACCCAAAATCTGGAGGAAGTTATTGTCGTAGCCTATGGTACTGCTGAAAAAGGAAACTTTGTAGGTTCTGCAGTTGCCTTGAAGTCAGATCAGATTGCCAATCGACCAATCAACAACGTAGCTAACGCAATTGAAGGTCAGGCTCCTGGTGTAATCACCACTTCAGCTTCTGGTCAGCCAGGTTCTACTCCAGCTATCAGGATTAGAGGTATCGGTTCTGTTAACTCTTCAAGTTCTCCGCTTTATGTGGTGGATGGTGTTCCTTATGATGGAGCCATTTCAAACTTGAACCCAGATGATATTGAAGATATGACCATTCTGAAGGATGCCGCTTCAGCAGCATTGTATGGTTCTAGAGCTGCCAATGGTGTGATCATGATCACCACCAAAAGAGGAAAGAAGAATAAGTCAAACTTTTCATTTAGGGTTCAGCAAGGTACTGCTTCTAGGGCTTTGCCAGAGTATGAGAGAGTAAATGCTGATCAATATTACCCATTGGTATGGGAGTCCTTGAGAAATGCCCAGTTGGGAAATGGAGCGGATGAAGCTGCCGCAGCTGCTTATGCTTCTGAGAACCTAATTGATGACGTACTAGGCTATAATGTTTACAATGTACCCAACAGTGAGGTAGTTGGAGCTGATGGAACCTTGAATCCAAATGCTGTCAATAACTTTACTGATCTGGACTGGTTTGACAAAATTGCTGAAAGAGGAGGTCGTTCTGAGTACAATATGAGCTATTCTGGTGGTAACGAAAAAACAGATTATTTAGCTTCTGTGGGCTACTTGGACGAAAAAGGCTTTGTGGTTAATTCTGATTTCAAAAGATGGACCGGAAGATTAAACATCAACACCAACCCCGTAGAATGGTTTAAAACAGGTATCAACTTGTCCACTACTATGAGTGAAGGCAATAATGCTAGGACTGATGGTAATACCAGTTACGTAAACCCTATGTATTTTGCTCGTAATATGGGGCCTATTTATCCTTTATATGCACAGAATCCTATGACGGGAGGATATGTGTTGGATGATCTAGGAAACAGAATCTACGACACAGGTGATTTGACAAACTTGGGCCTACCAAGAAGAGGTCCGGGTGGTTCTCCTGGCCGTCATGCTTATCAGGAAGCATTGTTGAATGTGGATACATTTGATAGAGATGTACTTTCTGCCAGGGCTTATGCTGAAGTAAGTTTTCTAGAAAACTTTACTTTGAGAACTAATATCGCTTCTGATATGACCTCTCAGCTTAATGTGGGATATGATAACCCAATAGTAGGTGATGGTGCTCCTGCTGGTAGAAGTAATAGGACCAATAGAAGGTATAATTCTTATACTTTTAACCAATTATTGACTTATACCAAAACAATCAATGACAGACACTTTGTGGAAGTTTTGGCAGGTCATGAAAATTATGATTTTAAATACAACTATCAGTATACTGCTAAACAAGACCAGATACTTGATGGAAACATTGAGTTTGGAAACTTTGTAACTATCAGTTCAGCCAACAGCAGAATAGATCGTCATACGATTGAATCTTACTTCTCTAGATTGAACTATGTGTTTGATGATAAGTACTCTATCTCAGGTTCATTTAGAAGAGACGGTTCTTCCAAATTTGCTGGTGATGTAAGATGGGGAACATTTTTCTCTGTAGGTGGTGCATGGAGCATAGATAAGGAAGAATTCTTCAATGTTGATTTCTTCGATATGTTGAAGTTGAGAGCTTCTTATGGTGAAGTGGGGAATGACAACTTGCAAAATGCTGATGGAGGTACTTTATATTACCCATGGCAAGCTTTATATGACTTAGGTTATAATAACGCGTCTGAGCCAGGTATCCTTCAAGCCAGTCTTGCAGCACCACAGTTGACTTGGGAATCCAATAATACTGTCGATGTTGGTCTTGACTTTGCTTTTGCAAGAAGATTCTCAGGTAGTTTGGAATTTTATGCTAGACAATCTGAAAACCTATTGTTTGAAGTACCTCTTTCTTTGACTACAGGGCTTGAGTCCAAATATCAAAATATCGGTACCATGTCAAATACCGGTGTTGAATTCAATATTGGTGGAGATATTATCCGTAACCAAGATTTCACTTGGAATGCAAATTTAAACGTATCTACCTTTAAAAATGAGTTCAAGGAGCTTCCATTCGATGAGCAAATCAATGGAACCAAAAAACTACAAGTTGGTCATTCCATTTATGATTATTGGTTAAGAGACTGGATTGGTGTTGATCCAGCTACTGGTGAAGGGCTTTACAGAGCAGAGGAGTATTTTGATGGAGATGGAGAAGTAAGAGATGATGTTAGAATTATGGGAGCTGATACAGTTACAGTAACTGCCAATAATGCAAGAGAACATTTTGCAGGAACGGCTATCCCTGATTTCTTTGGTGGTATTACCAATACTTTCTCATACAGAGGATTCACATTGAATGTGTTGTTGTCTTACTCGGTTGGAGGTAAAGTTTATGATGGGGTTTACGCAAGTTTGATGAATGCGGATCCTGATGGAAATGCCCTTCATGTGGATGCAATGAACAGATGGACAAGCCCTGGTCAGGTAACTGATGTACCAAAAATGGATGTTACTGGATCTGCACAAACCAATGGAACTTCGGATAGGTGGTTAGTGGATGGTTCCTACTTGAACCTTCGCTCAGTTAACTTGTCCTATTCTCTTCCGAAATCATTACTGAATAGAATCAGTGTATCAAACGCCACAGTTTATTTGGCTGGTGAGAACTTGGGCTGGATGTCTGCCAGAAAAGGAATGTATGTTTCCGGAAGTTTTAACGGAACGACATCAAATGCCTACACGCCTGCGAGAACGTTCACTTTAGGCTTAAATGTCAACCTCTAA
- a CDS encoding radical SAM/SPASM domain-containing protein: MKSKFVLAAAFVQYLSWRKVTNFLMLFGSFHFSRWTKRARIMGLPVAMSIEPTTGCNLRCPECPSGLRSFTRPTGMLDQELYKKIIKESAGHLSYLHLYFQGEPFLHPEFLELVKLADQYKIFTATSTNAHFLNEKIVPRILDSGLKQLIVSVDGASQGVYENYRIGGNLERVKSGIQLLIESRNKVGKKFPQVIFQFLVTGKNEHEITAIKALSKKLGVDELQFKTAQIYNYEDGSELIPSNLIYSRYLPAGNGKWKLKKEIRNKCWRMWQGAVVTWDGDMVPCCFDKDANHKMGNLQNSSLGKIWNNPKYGKFRAQLLENRGQIDICRNCSE, encoded by the coding sequence TTGAAGAGTAAATTTGTTTTAGCTGCCGCTTTCGTTCAATACCTTTCATGGAGAAAGGTGACTAACTTTTTGATGCTCTTTGGTTCATTTCATTTTTCAAGATGGACTAAACGGGCCAGGATAATGGGTTTGCCTGTGGCCATGTCTATAGAGCCAACTACTGGATGTAACCTGAGGTGTCCCGAGTGTCCATCAGGCCTGAGGAGCTTTACCAGGCCTACGGGGATGCTGGACCAAGAATTGTACAAGAAAATTATCAAAGAAAGTGCGGGGCACCTTTCTTATCTACATTTGTATTTTCAAGGGGAGCCCTTTCTACATCCTGAATTTTTAGAGTTGGTCAAGTTGGCAGATCAGTATAAAATCTTCACAGCAACATCCACCAATGCCCATTTTTTAAATGAGAAGATAGTGCCGAGAATATTGGATTCAGGACTGAAGCAATTAATTGTTTCAGTGGATGGGGCTTCTCAGGGGGTGTATGAAAATTACAGAATTGGTGGAAATTTGGAGCGGGTAAAATCTGGTATTCAACTATTGATAGAATCAAGAAATAAAGTAGGGAAAAAATTCCCTCAGGTCATTTTTCAATTTTTAGTAACGGGAAAGAATGAGCATGAGATCACTGCTATTAAAGCACTATCAAAAAAGCTAGGAGTAGATGAGCTCCAGTTCAAAACTGCCCAAATATATAATTATGAAGATGGTTCAGAATTAATTCCCAGCAACTTAATATACTCAAGGTACCTTCCGGCTGGTAATGGAAAGTGGAAGCTAAAAAAGGAAATACGAAACAAATGCTGGCGAATGTGGCAAGGTGCTGTAGTGACCTGGGACGGGGATATGGTGCCCTGTTGTTTTGACAAAGATGCAAATCATAAGATGGGAAATCTCCAAAATTCAAGTCTTGGTAAAATATGGAATAATCCAAAATATGGTAAATTTAGAGCCCAATTATTAGAAAATAGAGGTCAAATTGATATTTGTAGGAACTGTTCCGAGTGA
- a CDS encoding fasciclin domain-containing protein: MGKGRQNYGDSFKSLFFLFLVIALISSCGTDELTPDYKGLTVQGFIQQDPNFSILAEIFEQTGIGDTLNGYGTFTLIAPTNKAFEEAGITSASDLSSEDLDSLINYHLASGKLNSEDLIGEVKETFLQGYYWLINKEENEIIVNGDVSLLVKDIEVSNGMVHGIGSVLEASKLNVVSMAQSQGYTLFVKGLLQTGLDKVLTETGPFTLFIPTDAAFAAYFEANGITEEEWLSASRLDAFMEYCIVEGSLESDELVSDALISYGGDSLFVSKKEEEIWLNGNALITRKDIQGGNGIIHEQDKVITVPERSLATIVSEGSQNQGYEEFKAALIYAGLLSELEQQEGPLTVFVPNNLAFYAWYESLGVSGYYEIEETVLVETLMYHIAIGRVFSQSFQTGQVLETKLADKTLLLDGEGPTVNGISLDENYLNQLGTNGLIHGVGEVLIPE; this comes from the coding sequence ATGGGCAAAGGGCGACAAAATTATGGGGATTCTTTTAAATCGCTATTTTTTTTATTCTTAGTAATTGCTTTGATCAGCTCTTGTGGTACAGATGAACTTACTCCTGACTATAAGGGATTGACCGTTCAAGGCTTTATTCAACAGGATCCCAATTTTAGTATTCTTGCAGAAATTTTTGAACAGACAGGTATTGGGGATACACTAAATGGGTATGGTACTTTTACTTTGATTGCACCTACTAATAAGGCCTTTGAAGAAGCAGGAATTACATCGGCTTCTGATTTGTCTTCTGAAGATTTGGACAGTTTGATTAACTATCACTTGGCTTCAGGAAAATTGAACAGTGAAGATTTGATAGGAGAAGTAAAAGAAACTTTTTTGCAAGGTTATTACTGGTTGATCAATAAAGAAGAAAACGAGATCATCGTCAATGGCGATGTTTCTTTGTTGGTTAAAGACATTGAGGTCTCTAATGGAATGGTACATGGTATAGGAAGTGTGTTGGAAGCCAGTAAATTAAATGTGGTTTCTATGGCGCAAAGTCAAGGCTATACTTTGTTTGTCAAAGGACTTCTACAGACAGGATTGGATAAAGTGCTCACCGAGACAGGTCCATTTACACTTTTTATCCCTACAGATGCGGCCTTTGCGGCTTATTTCGAAGCAAATGGAATTACTGAAGAAGAGTGGTTGTCCGCTTCCAGGCTGGATGCTTTTATGGAGTATTGTATCGTGGAAGGAAGCTTGGAAAGTGATGAGCTGGTCTCAGATGCCTTAATCAGTTATGGAGGTGATAGTTTGTTTGTGAGCAAAAAGGAAGAAGAAATATGGTTGAATGGGAATGCGTTGATTACCAGAAAGGATATTCAAGGAGGTAACGGAATTATTCATGAACAGGACAAGGTGATCACAGTGCCTGAACGATCCTTGGCAACTATTGTGTCAGAAGGTTCTCAAAACCAGGGTTATGAAGAATTCAAAGCTGCGCTTATTTACGCTGGGCTTTTGAGTGAATTAGAACAGCAGGAAGGACCACTCACCGTTTTTGTCCCTAACAACTTGGCTTTTTATGCATGGTATGAATCCTTAGGGGTGTCTGGTTACTATGAAATCGAAGAAACAGTCCTTGTTGAAACTTTGATGTACCATATTGCTATTGGAAGGGTTTTCAGTCAATCGTTTCAAACAGGACAAGTCCTTGAAACCAAATTGGCAGACAAAACTTTGCTTTTAGATGGAGAAGGTCCCACAGTCAATGGCATTTCTTTAGATGAAAACTACCTAAACCAATTAGGAACAAATGGCTTGATTCATGGCGTTGGAGAAGTATTGATTCCAGAATAG
- the gldB gene encoding gliding motility lipoprotein GldB has protein sequence MAKNLKIGKSYFCGRSKTFLVFFLLILLGACGKSDQSCHVSSEVDSIPVDLKIERLEDLLFEAKNNDAINYFLDGHPDFTNKYLQEELYPSREALVATLSEIPRDSLMAALYQEVKSNFKNIRQLEKDLENSFKHIKYYFPDFKIPKVYTFVSGFTSDLYIDSDMIVIGLDYFLPHNHKFQPPEIPEYMAVRYDKAHLVPMIITAISSRYNETNLKDNTLLAEMIFYGKAYHFTKAMMPCTPEELIIGYTSDELAACYSNEQFIWTHLIEEEAIYETNPFEIRKYTGEAPFTDVISTEAPGRVGRWVGWNIVDAYAERNNVELKTLMEEEDARKIFMQSAYKPRQ, from the coding sequence ATGGCCAAAAACCTGAAAATTGGAAAAAGTTATTTTTGCGGAAGATCTAAGACTTTTCTTGTCTTTTTTCTTTTGATCCTTCTTGGAGCTTGTGGTAAAAGTGACCAAAGCTGTCATGTCTCCAGTGAAGTCGATTCAATTCCTGTTGATCTGAAAATCGAGAGGTTGGAAGATTTGTTGTTTGAGGCCAAGAACAATGATGCCATCAACTATTTCTTGGACGGCCATCCAGATTTCACCAACAAGTACCTTCAGGAGGAGCTCTATCCAAGTAGAGAAGCTTTAGTAGCAACACTTAGTGAAATCCCGAGAGACAGTTTAATGGCGGCCTTATACCAGGAAGTGAAATCAAATTTCAAAAACATCCGCCAACTGGAAAAGGATCTTGAAAATAGCTTCAAGCACATCAAATATTATTTTCCGGACTTTAAAATTCCCAAAGTCTACACTTTTGTCAGCGGTTTTACTTCTGACCTCTACATTGATAGTGACATGATCGTAATTGGCTTGGATTATTTTTTACCCCATAACCATAAGTTTCAGCCTCCTGAGATTCCAGAATACATGGCTGTCAGGTATGATAAGGCCCATCTGGTCCCTATGATAATTACCGCTATTTCCTCTAGATACAACGAAACCAACCTGAAGGATAATACCCTTTTGGCAGAAATGATTTTCTACGGAAAGGCCTATCACTTCACCAAAGCCATGATGCCTTGCACCCCTGAGGAATTGATCATTGGATACACTTCTGATGAATTGGCTGCTTGCTATTCCAATGAGCAGTTCATTTGGACACACTTGATAGAAGAAGAGGCTATTTATGAAACCAATCCTTTTGAAATCAGAAAATACACTGGAGAAGCTCCCTTTACAGATGTTATCAGCACAGAAGCACCTGGAAGAGTAGGAAGATGGGTAGGTTGGAACATCGTAGATGCCTACGCTGAAAGGAATAATGTCGAATTAAAAACATTGATGGAAGAAGAGGACGCGAGAAAAATCTTTATGCAGTCAGCATATAAACCTCGTCAATGA
- a CDS encoding glycosyltransferase family 4 protein, producing MRLIYIHQYFLKPEEGGAVRSYHLAKGMVDAGIEVEMVTAHSGNVYDYKVIDGIKVHYLPVSYDNKFGFIKRSYAFLKFVKMAKKLLMKLKRPDLLYITSTPLTTGLIGLWAKKALAVPYVFEVRDLWPEAPVQVGAVRNPLLKKMLYGLEKKIYDQALKVVTLSPGIRTYVENCAPNVSTSLIPNFSDVNFFQPTKEKSSKILDQLNWKAENLSISYTGAIGEVNAVQELLFLAKEAQDQGKEWQFAIKGKGKKLQELKGLATKLQLKNLQFLPFGDKISVRDLLSVTDLAFISFDHLPVLQTNSPNKFFDALAMGNGILINHEGWVWDLTKSNHLGIIYDVKQVKETIRHLEILAEDETILKAMKQRSRNLAMLHFSKEMAISRLLFTLDPKRFPRPVIDEVYMLTA from the coding sequence ATGCGATTAATTTATATCCACCAATATTTTTTAAAACCTGAAGAGGGTGGTGCGGTGAGGTCTTATCACTTGGCCAAAGGAATGGTGGATGCTGGTATTGAGGTAGAAATGGTTACCGCACATTCAGGAAATGTATATGATTACAAAGTGATTGATGGAATCAAGGTACATTATCTACCGGTAAGCTATGACAATAAATTTGGTTTTATCAAGCGGTCTTATGCCTTTCTGAAGTTTGTTAAGATGGCCAAGAAGTTACTAATGAAGCTCAAAAGGCCAGATTTACTTTACATCACCTCTACACCACTTACCACAGGACTGATAGGTTTATGGGCAAAGAAAGCACTCGCCGTACCGTATGTTTTTGAAGTAAGGGATCTTTGGCCAGAAGCTCCCGTTCAAGTGGGCGCGGTGAGAAATCCCTTACTTAAGAAAATGCTTTATGGTTTGGAGAAAAAAATCTATGACCAAGCATTAAAGGTAGTTACGCTTTCCCCTGGAATTAGGACTTACGTGGAGAATTGCGCTCCGAATGTTTCTACGAGCCTGATCCCTAATTTCTCAGATGTGAATTTCTTTCAACCTACTAAGGAAAAAAGCAGCAAGATCTTGGATCAGCTAAATTGGAAAGCTGAAAATCTTAGCATTTCTTACACTGGGGCCATCGGTGAGGTAAACGCAGTCCAAGAATTGTTGTTCTTGGCAAAAGAGGCTCAAGATCAAGGAAAAGAATGGCAATTTGCTATCAAGGGTAAAGGTAAGAAGCTACAAGAGCTGAAAGGGCTTGCAACTAAGCTGCAGTTGAAAAACCTGCAGTTTCTTCCTTTCGGAGACAAAATTTCTGTAAGGGATTTATTGTCCGTTACTGATTTGGCATTTATATCTTTTGACCACCTACCAGTATTACAAACCAATAGCCCCAATAAGTTTTTTGATGCTTTGGCCATGGGCAATGGTATTTTGATCAATCATGAAGGTTGGGTTTGGGATTTGACTAAGAGCAACCATTTGGGAATAATTTATGATGTCAAGCAGGTTAAAGAAACCATTCGACATTTGGAAATTTTGGCGGAGGATGAGACCATTTTAAAAGCCATGAAACAGCGCTCCAGAAATCTGGCTATGCTTCACTTTTCCAAAGAGATGGCCATAAGCAGATTATTATTTACGCTAGATCCAAAACGCTTTCCAAGGCCTGTCATTGACGAGGTTTATATGCTGACTGCATAA
- the asnB gene encoding asparagine synthase (glutamine-hydrolyzing), with amino-acid sequence MCGINLILNFSSEGERAISKMMEATRHRGPDHSEWLAVNKELYLAANRLKTIDLGDWANQPVNVKDSYFLCWNGALYNAEDLRNRLLQLGEAFESRSDSEIIIKWLGQYGADGIGDFQGMYSILFIDKVSKIIVAARDQFGKKPLYYFHQGNKWVFSSESKAIVHSGIVPSKINSSQYLPYYYSRHSFPEDSFYKNVKQLLPGEIMSIDFGGNLLERKTHSFQGTSIPPPDKQHFKMLLTDAVLNHFQADVAVGVLLSGGADSSLLLSTWFEETGIPLHTFTVTFEDAYLKNYQDHKYAKWVSQKYNCEHHEILITQELVLENWGAYIDALDQPIGDSAGFISWMIAKEAKKYVKILVSGAGADELFGGYSRHEAFKFYLKNKELLTKSSAVGGNIPFLPRRLKKMLLAVEDSEKATFLNFSSLRNVPKQYRSHFLEYYPTIKTPFKAALEWDRNYYLVNDVLKIHDNALMAHGIEGRAPYLDKAIVDLSLSLSEEQHLQLKSKQWIRESLGDAGLGKIANRKKIGFGLPLKEWLLTDRKFRDYFLEHIKSFAKEQGDHLPEEMRKLSQAPDKFVKDNFLQIWNTFVLASWYQKNKSCD; translated from the coding sequence ATGTGCGGGATCAATTTGATTCTCAACTTTTCATCGGAGGGTGAAAGGGCCATTAGCAAAATGATGGAAGCTACCCGTCACAGGGGACCTGACCATTCAGAATGGCTTGCGGTCAATAAAGAATTATACCTGGCAGCAAACAGGTTGAAGACTATTGATTTGGGAGATTGGGCAAATCAACCAGTGAATGTAAAAGACAGCTATTTCTTATGTTGGAATGGTGCTCTGTATAATGCAGAAGACTTAAGGAATAGACTTTTACAATTAGGGGAGGCATTTGAGAGCAGGTCTGATAGTGAAATAATTATTAAGTGGTTGGGCCAATATGGGGCCGATGGAATAGGTGATTTTCAAGGAATGTATTCCATTCTTTTCATCGATAAGGTATCCAAAATAATAGTGGCGGCCAGAGATCAATTTGGAAAAAAGCCACTATACTATTTTCACCAAGGTAATAAGTGGGTTTTTTCCTCTGAGTCTAAAGCGATTGTTCATTCTGGAATAGTGCCTTCTAAAATTAATTCTTCCCAATATCTGCCCTATTACTACTCAAGGCATTCCTTTCCAGAGGATAGTTTTTACAAAAATGTAAAGCAACTTTTACCTGGAGAGATCATGTCCATTGATTTTGGGGGTAATTTACTGGAGCGTAAAACGCATTCTTTTCAAGGGACAAGTATTCCACCTCCGGATAAACAGCATTTTAAAATGTTACTTACGGATGCTGTTCTCAATCACTTTCAAGCAGATGTTGCGGTTGGAGTATTGCTCAGTGGAGGAGCAGACAGCAGTTTGTTGTTGAGTACTTGGTTTGAAGAAACCGGAATACCTCTGCATACTTTCACGGTGACATTTGAGGATGCATATTTAAAGAATTATCAAGATCATAAGTACGCCAAATGGGTTTCGCAAAAGTACAATTGTGAGCATCATGAAATATTGATCACACAGGAGCTTGTCCTTGAAAATTGGGGGGCATATATTGATGCTCTGGATCAGCCCATTGGGGATAGTGCTGGTTTTATCAGCTGGATGATTGCCAAGGAGGCCAAAAAGTATGTCAAAATACTGGTAAGTGGCGCAGGTGCGGATGAACTGTTTGGAGGCTATAGCCGCCATGAAGCCTTCAAATTTTATTTGAAGAATAAAGAATTATTGACCAAATCATCAGCAGTTGGAGGTAACATACCTTTTTTGCCAAGACGATTAAAGAAAATGCTGTTGGCAGTGGAGGATAGTGAAAAGGCGACCTTTTTGAATTTTAGTTCATTGAGAAATGTGCCCAAACAATATAGGTCTCACTTTTTGGAATATTATCCTACCATAAAAACACCTTTCAAAGCTGCTTTGGAATGGGATAGGAATTATTATTTGGTAAATGATGTCTTGAAAATTCACGACAATGCGTTGATGGCTCATGGTATCGAAGGAAGGGCTCCTTATTTGGACAAAGCAATAGTGGATTTAAGTCTTAGCTTATCTGAAGAGCAACATCTCCAACTTAAGTCAAAGCAATGGATTAGAGAGTCCTTGGGAGATGCAGGTTTAGGAAAAATAGCCAACAGGAAGAAAATTGGATTTGGATTGCCACTAAAAGAGTGGTTACTGACAGATCGGAAATTTAGAGATTATTTTTTGGAACATATTAAGTCCTTTGCAAAGGAACAAGGAGACCATTTGCCAGAAGAAATGCGTAAATTGAGCCAGGCGCCAGATAAGTTCGTAAAAGACAATTTCCTCCAAATTTGGAATACATTTGTCCTGGCATCTTGGTATCAAAAAAATAAATCATGCGATTAA
- the nth gene encoding endonuclease III, with product MLKKERYKAFIDHFSTHMPVAETELNYENPFQLLIAVVLSAQCTDKRINMVTPALFKDFPTPEHLAASNFDELFPYIKTVSYPNNKTKHLLGLGKMLVEDFNSEIPSTVKELIKLPGVGRKTANVITSVVWNQPNMAVDTHVFRVSKRLGLVPQNAKTPLEVELQLIKHIPKEHIHIAHHWLILHGRYVCLARKPKCEVCEITHFCRYFEKNQAKIEMENDLFSSSKK from the coding sequence ATGCTAAAAAAAGAGCGGTACAAAGCGTTTATTGATCATTTTTCGACTCATATGCCTGTTGCTGAAACAGAGTTAAATTATGAAAACCCGTTTCAACTTCTGATCGCAGTGGTGTTGAGTGCGCAGTGTACAGATAAAAGAATCAACATGGTCACCCCAGCCTTATTTAAGGATTTTCCTACTCCAGAGCATTTGGCGGCTTCCAATTTTGATGAACTGTTTCCTTATATCAAAACTGTATCCTATCCGAATAATAAAACCAAGCATCTTCTAGGTTTGGGAAAGATGCTGGTAGAGGATTTCAACAGTGAAATCCCTTCTACAGTAAAGGAACTGATTAAACTCCCAGGTGTGGGACGAAAAACAGCCAATGTGATAACCTCTGTTGTGTGGAATCAGCCCAATATGGCGGTAGATACACATGTCTTTCGTGTATCCAAGCGGCTTGGACTGGTTCCCCAAAATGCAAAGACACCGCTCGAAGTTGAGTTACAGCTGATCAAACACATTCCTAAAGAACATATCCATATTGCGCACCACTGGTTGATATTGCATGGTCGCTATGTTTGCTTGGCCAGAAAACCTAAGTGTGAAGTATGTGAAATCACTCATTTCTGCAGGTATTTTGAAAAGAACCAAGCCAAGATAGAAATGGAAAATGACCTGTTTTCTAGTTCCAAAAAATAG
- a CDS encoding RNA polymerase sigma factor: protein MSKRLRPKDSELIAQYRNGSEAAFEVLVDKYKSRVFTTIYMIVKDQGVAEDLLQDVFVKVIQTLNSDRYNEEGKFQPWLMRIAHNLAIDYFRKMKRYPSIVMEDGSNLFNTLKFAEANVEDQKVRDETHALVRDLIDELPEAQKQVLIMRHYMDLSFQEIADQTGVSINTALGRMRYALINMRKKLKQINVAYDKIFYPK from the coding sequence ATGAGTAAAAGGTTAAGACCGAAGGACAGTGAGTTGATCGCTCAATATAGAAACGGAAGCGAAGCTGCTTTCGAAGTGTTGGTAGATAAATATAAGTCACGTGTTTTCACGACGATTTATATGATAGTAAAAGATCAAGGAGTAGCGGAGGATTTGTTACAGGATGTTTTTGTGAAAGTAATCCAAACCCTCAACTCTGACCGATATAACGAAGAAGGTAAATTTCAGCCATGGTTAATGCGCATCGCGCATAATTTGGCCATTGATTATTTCAGAAAAATGAAGCGGTATCCATCCATTGTTATGGAAGATGGATCAAATTTATTCAATACATTAAAGTTTGCCGAAGCCAATGTCGAAGACCAAAAAGTTAGAGATGAGACACATGCTTTGGTGAGGGATTTAATTGATGAATTGCCAGAAGCTCAAAAGCAAGTGTTGATTATGAGGCACTATATGGATTTGAGCTTTCAGGAGATTGCTGACCAGACCGGCGTAAGTATCAATACTGCACTGGGAAGGATGAGGTATGCGCTGATTAACATGCGTAAAAAATTGAAACAAATAAATGTTGCCTATGACAAAATATTTTACCCTAAGTGA